One Pseudomonas entomophila genomic window carries:
- the phrB gene encoding deoxyribodipyrimidine photo-lyase, translated as MQLIWLRSDLRIDDNTALSAASQGGPTVALWIASPGQWQCHDDAACKVDFWLRNLRLLSQALAALNIPLLVRTTDTWREVPQVLLEVCRQHQVDTVHWNEEYGVNETLRDSAARALLEQSAIATHRHLDQLLFKPGSVLTRGGQYFQVFSQFKRVCLEHLHRSLPARAQRPGRQAPLDIASDPIPEQIDGFAVPPQSLRDHWPAGEEEAQRRLSRFIDETVEDYPQLRDLPAKAGTSQLSPYLAAGVISPRQCLHAALASNLGEFDSGNAGVQTWVNELLWREFYKHILVGYPHVSRHRAFRLHTEALPWRNAPDDLEAWKQGRTGFPIIDAAMRQLLETGWMHNRLRMIVAMFLSKNLLIDWREGERHFMRHLIDGDLAANNGGWQWSASTGTDAVPYFRIFNPTTQSQRFDPKGTFIRRWLPELQQMDDKTIHRPVKSADIFATNNCSNNYTIPIVDLDRSRQRALEAFKGLSTWQNQRETS; from the coding sequence ATGCAACTGATCTGGCTGCGCAGCGACCTGCGCATCGACGACAACACCGCACTCTCGGCCGCCAGCCAGGGCGGCCCGACCGTGGCGCTGTGGATTGCCAGCCCTGGCCAATGGCAATGCCATGACGACGCCGCCTGCAAGGTGGACTTCTGGCTGCGCAATCTGCGCCTGCTGAGCCAGGCCCTGGCAGCCTTGAACATACCCCTGCTGGTGCGCACCACCGACACCTGGCGCGAGGTACCCCAGGTACTGCTCGAAGTCTGCCGCCAGCACCAGGTCGACACCGTGCACTGGAACGAAGAGTACGGCGTCAATGAAACCCTGCGCGACAGCGCGGCTCGCGCCCTGCTGGAGCAGTCCGCAATCGCCACCCACAGGCATCTCGACCAGTTGCTGTTCAAGCCGGGCAGCGTGCTGACCCGTGGCGGCCAGTACTTCCAGGTGTTCAGCCAGTTCAAGCGCGTCTGCCTCGAACACCTGCACCGCAGCCTGCCCGCGCGGGCACAACGACCGGGACGCCAGGCCCCTCTCGACATCGCCAGCGATCCCATCCCGGAACAGATCGATGGCTTCGCCGTCCCCCCACAGTCCCTGCGCGACCATTGGCCGGCCGGCGAAGAAGAAGCCCAGCGGCGGCTTTCGCGCTTTATCGACGAAACCGTCGAAGACTACCCGCAACTGCGCGACCTGCCCGCCAAGGCAGGCACCAGCCAGCTCTCGCCCTACCTGGCGGCCGGCGTCATCTCGCCGCGCCAGTGCCTGCACGCGGCACTGGCCAGCAACCTTGGCGAGTTCGACAGCGGCAACGCCGGCGTGCAGACCTGGGTGAACGAACTGCTGTGGCGAGAGTTCTACAAACACATCCTGGTAGGTTATCCACACGTCTCGCGGCACCGTGCATTCCGTTTGCACACCGAGGCCCTGCCCTGGCGCAATGCGCCTGACGACCTGGAGGCCTGGAAACAGGGGCGTACCGGCTTTCCGATCATCGACGCCGCCATGCGTCAGTTGCTGGAGACCGGCTGGATGCACAACCGCCTGCGCATGATCGTCGCCATGTTCCTCAGCAAGAACCTGCTGATCGACTGGCGCGAGGGCGAGCGCCACTTCATGCGCCACCTGATCGACGGCGACCTGGCCGCCAACAACGGCGGCTGGCAGTGGAGCGCCTCCACCGGAACGGACGCGGTGCCCTATTTCCGGATCTTCAATCCGACCACCCAGTCACAACGCTTCGATCCGAAGGGAACCTTCATTCGCCGATGGCTGCCCGAACTACAGCAAATGGACGATAAAACGATTCATCGACCCGTGAAATCTGCTGATATATTTGCTACTAATAATTGCTCAAACAACTACACAATTCCGATCGTCGATCTCGACCGCAGTCGCCAGCGTGCACTGGAGGCCTTCAAAGGGCTGTCCACCTGGCAGAACCAGAGGGAAACATCTTGA
- a CDS encoding SDR family oxidoreductase, translating into MSITRSFWVTGASQGLGLALVERLIEQGHRVAASGRDSQELDALAQRHGDLLLRVPGQIQDWAQAETASQQLQRQWGTLDGLIVNAGVSDYLADDTPDTELFEMIVSSNLRATEHALAGARPLLAKGDKPQVMAILSRYSAQQLFDPRQPPDGRNSLPQWLRDQRAPLKALGIDLTVVAPQSATLAQVVPEEWTAQSAALELVARLEQRQPELVLEAMSVSHLWPLPR; encoded by the coding sequence TTGAGCATTACCCGCAGTTTCTGGGTGACAGGGGCCAGCCAAGGACTCGGGCTGGCGCTGGTGGAACGATTGATCGAACAGGGGCACCGGGTAGCCGCCAGTGGCAGGGATAGCCAGGAACTCGACGCACTTGCGCAGCGCCATGGCGATCTCCTGCTGCGCGTGCCTGGCCAGATTCAGGACTGGGCTCAGGCTGAAACCGCCAGCCAGCAGCTACAGCGCCAATGGGGTACGCTCGACGGCTTGATCGTCAACGCCGGGGTCAGTGACTACCTCGCCGACGACACGCCGGACACCGAGCTGTTCGAGATGATCGTCAGCAGCAACCTGCGCGCCACCGAGCATGCCCTTGCCGGTGCCCGGCCATTGCTGGCCAAGGGTGACAAACCCCAAGTGATGGCAATCCTCAGCCGTTACTCGGCCCAGCAACTGTTCGACCCCCGACAGCCTCCGGATGGACGCAACAGCCTGCCGCAATGGTTGCGTGACCAACGCGCCCCCTTGAAAGCCCTGGGTATCGACCTGACCGTGGTGGCACCGCAATCCGCGACCCTCGCCCAGGTGGTGCCGGAGGAATGGACAGCACAGAGTGCGGCGTTGGAACTGGTGGCCCGCCTGGAGCAACGCCAACCGGAACTGGTGCTCGAAGCCATGAGCGTGAGCCATCTGTGGCCGCTGCCACGCTAA